The DNA region AATCCTTTTGTTTTTGGTTTATATTTTTTTCCATTTAAATAAAATACTGATTTTGCTTTATTTACAATATTTCGTGTTTCTCCGATGCAAGTAATCGGATACTCTTTATTCCATTCAATTTTTTCCTTCGATAAAAATAAGAGTTCTAATTCTTCACCTGAACTAATTATTTCGTCTACCTGTAAGTATTTGGAGAATTCTGTAAAACGAGGAAATTTATTTATATTTATATGAATTTCTAGATTAGAGGCTAGTGCTAGTTTTGCGCTGTCTTGCGCAATTCCATCTGTGATATCCATCATGGCAGAAATTTTATAAGTATGAATTAGCTTTTGGGAAATAGATAATCTAGACTTTGGTCTGAGATGTTTATTTATCGCTTCTTTTTTTATTTTTGTGGGTAAATGAGTGTTATTCAGAAGATGTAAATATCCAAGATAGGACAAACCTAAAGAACCTGTGGTATACAAATATTCATTTGGTTTACCGGTACTTCTAAAAATAGGTTTTTGTGTATATCCGATAAGTGTAAGAGTGAGGTTGGTATGTGGCGATTTATAGGTATCTCCTCCAGCAAGTTTAATTTTGTAAAAATTTAATTTACGTTTAAGTTCTCTAAGAAAAGAAGATATCCATTTTTCTTTTTTTGAAAATTCTGATAAACCTAAATTTAGAAAAGCGAATTTGGGTAAACCACCCGATGCCGCAATATCAGAAACATTAACTTCTATTATTTTTTCCGCTAAGTCTTTTGCGGAACTCCATTCATGTTTGAAGTGAGTATTCTCTGAAATCGTATCTGTTGTGACTAAATATTTATTATTCATAAAATAACAATCATCAAGTTGGAGAGAATTGTTGTGGTGCAATAACTGAATTATTTTGGATTCTAA from Leptospiraceae bacterium includes:
- the thiL gene encoding thiamine-phosphate kinase, whose translation is MLESKIIQLLHHNNSLQLDDCYFMNNKYLVTTDTISENTHFKHEWSSAKDLAEKIIEVNVSDIAASGGLPKFAFLNLGLSEFSKKEKWISSFLRELKRKLNFYKIKLAGGDTYKSPHTNLTLTLIGYTQKPIFRSTGKPNEYLYTTGSLGLSYLGYLHLLNNTHLPTKIKKEAINKHLRPKSRLSISQKLIHTYKISAMMDITDGIAQDSAKLALASNLEIHININKFPRFTEFSKYLQVDEIISSGEELELLFLSKEKIEWNKEYPITCIGETRNIVNKAKSVFYLNGKKYKPKTKGFLHFV